In the genome of Gemmatimonadota bacterium, the window CGCCGCGCGGTATCCTTGGTCATGGGAGGACGATCCTGCGCAGCCGCAACGCAAGCGACGCCCGCGGGCTGCAGCGCGTTCAGACGCGCTCCGTGCCGGCGGGTGTTCTGCATCTGCCCGCCAAGCCGATGATCGATCCCGAGCGCCACCCGAGATTGCTGGGCGAGGGGCTGACGTTCGACGACGTGCTGCTGGTCCCCGACTACTCCGACGTGCACCCTCGCGATACCGATGTCAGCACCCGTCTCACCAACTCGATCACGTTGGGCATCCCGCTGGTCTCCGCGGCCATGGATACGGTGACCGAATCCCGCATGGCGATCGCCATGGCGCGGGAGGGCGGACTGGGCGTGATCCACAAGAACATGCCCATCGAGCGACAGGCGGCGGAGGTGGATCGGGTCAAGCGCTCCGAGAGCGGCATGATTCTGAATCCCATCACGCTGCCGCCCGACCGCCCGCTCGCCGACGCGCTGCGGCTGATGGAGGAGTTCTCGATCAGTGGCGTGCCGGTGGTGGACGAGGCGGGACATCTGATCGGCATTATCACCAACCGGGACCTGCAGTTCGAGACGGACCTGAGCCGGCCGATAGGCGCGGTCATGACGCGCGAGGGGCTGATCACGGCGCCCATGGGCACGTCGCTCGAGGAGGCGCAGCAGATCCTGCATCGCCACCGTATCGAGAAGCTTCCGGTGGTGGACGCGGAGAACCGGCTGCGTGGGCTGATCACGGTCAAGGACATCTTCAAGCGGCGGCAGCATCCGAACGCATCCAAAGACCGGCACGGCCGGCTGCGGGCCGGGGCGGCGATGGGCACGGCGCCACAGGATCTGGATCGGGCGGCCGAGCTTCTGGCAGCGGGGTGTGACGTACTGGTGATCGATACGGCGCACGGGCATTCCGAGGGTGTGCTGACGGCGCTGGCCCGGACGCGGGAGCGGTTCCCGGACGCGCAGATCATTGCCGGCAACGTGGGCACGGCGGCCGGCGCCCGCGCTCTCGTGGAACGGGGGGCTGACGCGGTCAAGGTGGGTATCGGCCCGGGCAGTATCTGCACCACTCGCGTCGTCACCGGGGTGGGCGTGCCGCAGCTCACCGCCATCGTGGAGGCGGTGGGTGGTGTGGAAGGACGGGTTCCGATCATTGCGGACGGGGGGATCCGCTTCTCTGGCGACATCGTGAAAGCCCTGGCTGCAGGCGCCCAGGCGGTCATGATGGGGTCGCTCCTGGCCGGCACCGAGGAAAGTCCCGGGGAAAGCTTCCTGCTCGAGGGCCGCCGTTACAAGACGGTGCGCGGCATGGGCTCCCTCGCCGCCATGGAGCAAGGATCGGCTGACCGTTACTTCCAGGAGGAGGCCGCCGCGGGGCGCAAGTTCGTGCCCGAGGGGATCGAGGGGCGCGTGCCCTACACCGGTCCGGCTGCGGATATCATCTTCCAACTCGTGGGCGGGATCCGCAGCGGCCTGGGCTACTGCGGCTGCAAGGACACGGAGGCGCTGCGTACACGCGCGCGCTTCCTGCGCATAACGGGAGGCGGGCTGCGCGAGTCGCACCCCCACGACGTCGCCATCACGCGCGAGGCGCCCAACTACCACCTCTGAGCTGCAGCACTGCCACTGCCGGGCACACTCCTTGCCCCGCTGCCCGGCACCTGAAACACGAGCGGACCCATGCCTCCCAACCGGCCATGATCTCCAGTGAAGACATCCAGCGGTTGATCCGGCGCGACGCCAACGAGGAGCCGGTGCTCTCGGTGTTCCTGGACATGCAGGTGAACTCGGAGAACAAGCGGACGTACTCCGTATTCCTCCATCAGGAGCGGGCTCGGCACGCGGGCTCGGGCAGCCGGCGGGAAGAGATGAGTGCCGCCTTCGGGCGCATCGAAGGCTGGCTGGCGGACGAGTTCCAGGCGACGAACAAGGGTGTGGCGGTCTACACGCAAGTGGGCGGCGAGTGGCTGGAGGGCCTGCAGTTCCCGGTACCGGTCCAGAACCGCACGGTGCTGGCCGACCGTCCGGTGATCACGCCGCTCGCCCAGATCCTGGAGAGCTACCACCACTACGGCGTGATTCTGGTGGATCGGGAGCATCTCCGCATGACCAGTGTTTACCTGGGCGAGCCGGTGCACGAGCACGAG includes:
- the guaB gene encoding IMP dehydrogenase — translated: MIDPERHPRLLGEGLTFDDVLLVPDYSDVHPRDTDVSTRLTNSITLGIPLVSAAMDTVTESRMAIAMAREGGLGVIHKNMPIERQAAEVDRVKRSESGMILNPITLPPDRPLADALRLMEEFSISGVPVVDEAGHLIGIITNRDLQFETDLSRPIGAVMTREGLITAPMGTSLEEAQQILHRHRIEKLPVVDAENRLRGLITVKDIFKRRQHPNASKDRHGRLRAGAAMGTAPQDLDRAAELLAAGCDVLVIDTAHGHSEGVLTALARTRERFPDAQIIAGNVGTAAGARALVERGADAVKVGIGPGSICTTRVVTGVGVPQLTAIVEAVGGVEGRVPIIADGGIRFSGDIVKALAAGAQAVMMGSLLAGTEESPGESFLLEGRRYKTVRGMGSLAAMEQGSADRYFQEEAAAGRKFVPEGIEGRVPYTGPAADIIFQLVGGIRSGLGYCGCKDTEALRTRARFLRITGGGLRESHPHDVAITREAPNYHL